The genomic stretch GGGCAAGGCTAAAACATAAAGCGACGCGTGCGCCTCTCGCCGGCTATCACAAAATCATAGTAAAGCTTGTAGGTGAAGACCAGCTCCTCCTCGGGGAAATCCCGAGGCAAGGGCGGATAGGGCGCGGCCAGGTTCAGGACGCGTTCCCAGAATTGATCGACGTCCTTGTCTCCGGATGACTGGACGAGCTTGGTTTCCATCAGAAGGCCGCTGCGGGCCACCTTCAGCTGAATCACGCTGGTGCCCTGCAGCTGGGCTTTGCCGACGCTTTCCACCCTATCGCGGATATAGTCCTTGTCCTGAAGCGTCGGGCCGATATCGTAGTAGGCAAGGTCCACCTGCTTGCGAACAGCCGTGAAATAACCGATGTAACGATACTCGGTGGTGTTCACGTCCAGTACGGGACCGACCGGCAGTTTCTTGTCGATGTAATCGTTATGCCCCGTGTTCACGACATCAATCTGCTTCGGCAGGAATTCCTTATAATCCTTGCCCGCAGGAACCTTGACCTTGCCGCCGGGAGCGTCCTCGACCTTCAGACGCAAAGGCCCATTCTGCAAAGGCGTGGGATCAGCAGCCCTTGCACTGGGACGCGGCTGCGTTTTCGTTTCCTGAGCCGTGCTGTGATTCTGCGCTCCAAGATAAGCGGAATCCTTGGGTGGCTCGGTCTCGGGCAGTGGCGCCTCAATAATGGTCTTGGGTTCGTCTTTCGGAGTCTCTTCGGCGAGGTTTTTTTTCTCGGCCTTATCCGCGTCGGGCTTTCGTGGGACTTCTTTGAATTCCAGGCGTACCGGAACCTTGGCCGTGCTCTTCGGTTTGCGATCAAGAGCTGGTAAAAACGACAGGATAAGCATGAGAAGAGCATGAGCGGCGAGGGAAAGGACAAGAGGCAAAAGGATCAGTCGCCTTCCGCGCTGAGAAAGACTGTCAAGCTTGACTGGTTTTGCGTTCTGTTCCATGCACCTGGCTCGCGGCTAAACTCCCCCGACACTAACATCCTTTTCGCTGGGCCCACAACCGGGGAGTGAGGGAAGCCGAGGGGTGTCAAGGAGTTGGACGGCTGTTTGCACAAGGGCTCGACAGGACAAAAGAATTTCCCCACAAATTCAGGTCAAGTACGCCGCGCGGAATTGTGGAAATCTCCTTGCATATCGCCGCGAGGTGATTTCTGTTTTTGAACCGGAGGAATTTTAAATGAAGATGAAGTTGATGCTGTCGGCTCTTGTGGTTCTGAATCTCTTTGCTGTCGCCTGTACGAACGACGATAAAAAAGTCGAGGAAGTCGTGGCCACCGAGAAGAAAGCGGATGATCATGAATTTTCCGTCGACAAGGATGGAAAGTTGGAATTCAAAGCGGAGATCGTTTACTTCGCATTTGATGACGCTTCCCTCACGCCCGAAGGCATGGCTCGCCTGGATGCCATCGCCGCCCATATGAAGACCAATACCAAGGAAAAACTCAAAGTCGAAGGCCACTGCGATGACCGCGGTTCGATCGAGTATAACCTTGCCCTGGGTCAGCGCCGCGCGGAATCCGTGCGCAAGTATCTTGAGACTGTAGGCATCGGTGCCGACCGTCTTCAGGCCGTGAGCTTCGGTTCGGAAAAACCAGCCGTGGCTGGCCAGGGTGAAGAAGCCTGGTCCAAGAACCGTCGCGCTGAATTCGCCTTCGCGCAGTAAGTTCGGACTCTGATCGGTTGGAGCGCCCGCTCCAACCAGCCTTAGGCCCCGCGACCCAGCTCTTCACTCAGTTCCATCATAAAACGATTTTTGTGAACGGCCTGAAAGGACTCCAGGGACCACTTGGAAGGACTGAGGGGCGTAGAGGTGCGTGGCACAAAAAGAGTGTAGGTCACGCCGCGATATTTGATGCCGACCTGTTTGTACTCATTGCCTTCATAAGCCAGCAGCTTTTCCCAACAATCCACCGGCAGATTCTGATACAACTGAAGCTGGAGCATAGCCTCAGGTTCGCGTTTCAGGCCGGGATAAACCGCGCCCTCCACGTAGTAGCAAGAAAAATGAGGCAGTTGCGTCGTGCCGCGCGCCCAAGGCGTCGGATCGCGACCTAACACCGTCCGGATAATATCGGGATCCCTCAGGGTTCCGTAAACCGCCAGATGACGCATGGATTGCTCCTTTTTTATTGGATGGATGATTTAGGTCAATATTCTGAAAAAAGCAAGAATTTGCTGATGTGTTTGAGACTGCTAAACTGTGGGATACCGCTGCTTGGTTTGAGATTGCTAAACCTTGGCAAACTGCTGCTGAGATTGAGACGGAAACGACGGCCAGAGGAAGGAAAGAAACGGTGGGCGATAACTCATTGATTCGGGCGCATTTTATGAATCTCTGGCAGCAGTGCCGGAGTCTGTTGGAAACCCTGGCGCTGGTGGACAGCGCGCAGCTTCTCCCGAAAATCGAAGCCCAGGCTGAAGGCTGGAACATCGAGGACGCAAATCCCGCACGGGAGCGCGATTCCGTGCGACTCCTGATCCTGATCGCCCGCGATCTGCATCCCTTGCCG from Oligoflexus sp. encodes the following:
- a CDS encoding OmpA family protein, whose product is MKMKLMLSALVVLNLFAVACTNDDKKVEEVVATEKKADDHEFSVDKDGKLEFKAEIVYFAFDDASLTPEGMARLDAIAAHMKTNTKEKLKVEGHCDDRGSIEYNLALGQRRAESVRKYLETVGIGADRLQAVSFGSEKPAVAGQGEEAWSKNRRAEFAFAQ
- a CDS encoding gamma-glutamylcyclotransferase family protein; this encodes MRHLAVYGTLRDPDIIRTVLGRDPTPWARGTTQLPHFSCYYVEGAVYPGLKREPEAMLQLQLYQNLPVDCWEKLLAYEGNEYKQVGIKYRGVTYTLFVPRTSTPLSPSKWSLESFQAVHKNRFMMELSEELGRGA
- a CDS encoding TonB C-terminal domain-containing protein; its protein translation is MEQNAKPVKLDSLSQRGRRLILLPLVLSLAAHALLMLILSFLPALDRKPKSTAKVPVRLEFKEVPRKPDADKAEKKNLAEETPKDEPKTIIEAPLPETEPPKDSAYLGAQNHSTAQETKTQPRPSARAADPTPLQNGPLRLKVEDAPGGKVKVPAGKDYKEFLPKQIDVVNTGHNDYIDKKLPVGPVLDVNTTEYRYIGYFTAVRKQVDLAYYDIGPTLQDKDYIRDRVESVGKAQLQGTSVIQLKVARSGLLMETKLVQSSGDKDVDQFWERVLNLAAPYPPLPRDFPEEELVFTYKLYYDFVIAGERRTRRFMF